The genomic stretch TTTATATGGTAACATGTAAAATTCAAATTTTACTGTATTTCTATCTCACTTTTTATATTTACTCTTAGTTTGTTAAACTAAAGTAGTGCTGAGACacataatattttaattattttattgtttttccttttgttGCTAGAAATTTTGAATTTCTCTAGGCAGCATCAACATCTTCTTATTTTTATATATCATGCTGCATTCTTTTGGAGAAAATGTGGGGGTGGAATCTTGATGACTCGTGGATGTATGAATGATACTATAATTTGGGTTTGGAGATTAATTTAAAATGTAGTACCCCAGTTGCGATTTTGGAttttctttttggaattaaatattaCATGACTTTGTATATACACAATGTCACATATCAAGAAGGCAATTTTACCCTCTAATAACTAGCTTACTACAGTGTAAAGGAACAATTCCTCTAATATTAAACCACCGTTGCACTACTTGTATTTACCATCCTATATGTGGGCATAATGTAATCATGTGCCATATTGGTGATGGTATGCATGCCGAGTTGAGCACGAAATCTTATAGCATtctattttacattattttcttcAAATAAGATATCACTTGTGTTCACAAACTCCACTTATAACAAATTAAAATTCTATCAGTATATATAATATGAAATATACAACTTGAAATCTGACAAAAGAACAGCATTACCATCATTGGCTGAGAATTTCTGGCAGTGATGTAATAAAATGACCAGAAAAATGTCAGAACCTTAGCTCTAGGCATAATGTTAGAACTCCAGCTTTATTTTTTGATAGCTATTTTTACATTGCATTGGCCATCATATTATATGATGCAAGGGAAACCCTAATTGAATAATATTGCATACATAACAATTTACTGCCTCCATTCAGTGATACAAAAATCTCAATGATTAATGTTTAATTCTTACTCTTTCATTGCCTTAGTGTTGACGGGTTACACACACAGGTGATGTAACCAGAAACTTGAGACATGTTTTGTTATTATTTTATCGCTGTAGCATTGAACTCATTTCCATTTTATGAGTTCATAGAATAGAAGAAGGATTCTTGAAAAATAGCGAAAATGGAAAAACCTTGTCAAGTTTTGCAGAAAGGAAATCTGTTGACTCATAACACTGTAGTTGAGAATATGTTCTCACTGTACATGCAGTTCGCTCTGGTTTAGTTAGTGTTCTTTTTGAAATGATCTGATTGACATTTAAGTATTTGATAAATTTGACTTACAAGGAATTTTAAGAAATCTTAGTTTATCCGTGGATACTCTATTAATTTTAGTTTCTATTACAAAAGTTTGTTGTTCTTTTAGATTGAGGCCTAGGATCTCATGGTTGATTTTTTTGGAAATACAGCATACTGTGTGGTCGCAGATGAATCAGCAGGTAGACAAATTCCAATTGCATTTTTAGAGCGTGTCAAGGATGATTTTGTGTCTAAATATGGAAGTGGAAAGGGTGCTACAGCTCCTGCTAATAGCCTTACCAAGGCATATGGGTATGCTGTCTGATAATAATCATGACAAATTGGTGCAGTTTATCTGCAAATAGTACTCCCTGATGCTTAATGTAAGCTCATTTTCAGATCAAAATTGAAGGAGCATATGCAATACTGTATTGACCATCCCGAGGAAATCAGCAAATTGGCTAAGGTGAAGGCCCAGGTTTCAGAAGTCAAAGGTGTTATGATGGAGAATATCGAGAAGGTAAGTGGCTTTGTGGTTTTATACCATGCAACTTTGCCTACTGAATGTTGAATGATAGTTTGAGCAGACAAACATTGCTAATATTTGTGTCTAATAATCACATGAAATTATTTCTGCCTTTCTTTTGTACTTCACTTTTCAGTTTGTTTTATACCATTTCCCCAGAAGTAGATTTCAATGTGGTCTATGACTCCATTCATTTATTCATCTATATTAGATGACAATATTTATTGTGAAGGCAGTGTCTCTAATATGTTTCTAAGTTTGTTTAATATGTTTAGTAAATCACGCTTTTTTTACTTGTGAAATGTTTAACTAAATAAAAGGGTTGACATGTTTTTGTGTATTGGTGGCATCTGTTGTATTCTCCCTTCTCATACTTAAGATCAGTTTAGTTTGTATCGTAATGACAATTTATGTAGCGGATTTTGCTTTCAGGCTGACTTGAATGGGGAGAGAGAGTTTTAGTGATTGATGTTGAATATTAATGTCACAGAACAAAACATACCATTTTGGCAGAATGATACTGCAAATTGattataattgaagcacctgTACTTTATATTTTATCTGTAGGTTTTAGATCGCGGGGAAAAGATAGAGCTTCTGGTGGACAAGTCCGAGAACCTTCATCATCAGGTCAGTTCAGTTGTGTTATTTATATGTTTTATTGGTGACTTGGTGAATGTGCTTGATAATAAGGTGTGTCTTAGAACTTTGCAGAAATTGCTATTTTAAAAAAAGATTACAGAATTAGCTATCTACGCTAGAAATTCCCCTCAGAATAACTGCAAGTGGAATGCACTTGTGCAAACCTTACATTCTATAATTGTGACACATTCATGACCATAACTTATGTCACTATGTCCTCTGTCTGTATGTCCTCTGTCTGTGGTTCAAAACAGACTTCTTACAAATCATTATATATTTGGCTGAAACAGGCGCAGGACTTTAGGACTGCAGGCACACAGATCCGCAGGAAAATGTGGTTTCAGAACATGAAGATCAAATTAATTGTGTTGGGCATTTTGATTGCCTTGATCCTCATAATAGTTCTCTCGGTATGTCATGGATTTAACTGCTGAAAATGGCCTGCACAGTTATCTTTTGAAGAGTTCATTGAAACAAGTGGCTGCATATTGTGCCGGGATCTGTATTAATTTTAAATGCTTGAATATACACGTGTTAGTGTCATTTATATGTAGTAAGAATCCATTTACCTAATTTTTTTGCAAAGAAAACTGGTCTGCATGAAATTAATAGGTTTTGCCATTGGAAAAAGGTTACTTTAATCAAGGTGCACATTTTCAAATATGAACATGTATTTTTGTAGTGTCTATAAGGAGAAGGATAAATGATCAGAATCCTTTTTGGTCCcttcacttttctccagtttCATTAGGTCTTAGAATAGATGAAGCTACAGTTTGATATTGAGGTGCCCCTGGAACAGAGGAACCACAAAACTCCAACCTGACCTTGTGTTTTAAGTTTTAATCCAACAGTCCTAATATTTTTGCTGTAGTTAGTATCTTTCCATAATTCCCTGGTTTGTAGCATAATGGGTTGGCAGCTATATTTCTGCATAATGCTGCTTATCTTTTGACTGCCATTCCTGAGTTTTCTGATTGAGATCCACCAATATTGCCTAGTTCAGTTTCTAAAACTATGTTGTGGTTTTTAACATCTAATATTAATCTTGAGTTTGTGTCATAAATTTCTCCGTAGCTCTTCCTGTGTGTCTTTATATGAAAGTGTTGTTTGTTGACATAATACCATAGGATTGCTTGCAAATTAAGTTATTCGGACGTATATGACTTTGCATCTTCAGCATGCTTTCAGCCTGATAACCAACATTATAATACTTGCATTCTTGTATACAAATCACTTGGTTTctttaatataaatttaaatgTTAGAATCATGCACTTATGGATAGGTTATTATATAAAAAAACTTCGCTACTTTGCTCTTTCAGTTGTGTGTGTGCGTATGTTTGTACACTCAGTAATAGTTGAACATAGATCAACAATTATATCAATAAGTTGATTGCTACATATCACCAGACTAGGTGATAAAGAAATATGTATTCTTAGCTTGTACGCCTATATATATTTGTAAAACAGTTGATACTTTTCTTAATTAGGTTTGGGACTAATCCATTTGGATAATGTGGTGATTACTAATCTGATTAGTTTATTGACACTTTGTCAGGTTGAACTTTTCAAAACTGAGCACATTGATGTATctgtgcatatatatatatatatctgttaaGAATAAGTACTTGTATACGGGTCTACAACGTATACTTGTGTTCAAATTTGTTATTTTATAGAAAAGCAACCAACATTATTCAATAAAGCAGTTTAACATGAAAGTGACAAAGGATCACAATCCAGAAGACTACACATCAAGTGTAACTTATTCACATCAAGTGTAACTTATTTACAAAGCATCAACATGATTGTCAAACTTGATATGATTGTACATGATATTCATTCGTTTTATGTTTGGACCGGCTACTTGCAAATAAAATAAGGTAGCTGTATATTTAGATGAGACTTTGTGTGATGGCTCTTTGTTCAAGTGTACGATTACTATAGAATTGTTGGGTAACTTTAATTCATACGAAAATTATGAATGAATAGATGATTGAAAGATCATCCATGACGATTTATGGCGACTTTAAAATGGAACAGTTTCACAACATGATGCAAGTTTTTTTTTAACATTTTGTGGATGGGAAACAAGAGTTTCATGTTGAATTTTGGGGTGTATATTAATTGTCAATTTAAGCAAACATGATGCAAGTTCTCTTATCCTTTTGCATTTGAGAAAACCAAACTTGGCTGTTCAACTTTGGAATTTTGGAGTTATCTACTTTTAAACAAAATTTATGATGATAAGTAGTATTCACATGTTTTTGCATGGTGGTTCGAGATTGTCATAAATAAATTTGTTTGCTTCTGAAGAACAAGGAAGTCTGCCTAAAGATCAACATGAACCACCTAGGATGGTATTCAGTGCCATCTAAAAATTTAGTGAAAGGACTTTTGAAAATTTATTACATCTATTgctataaaatataaaatattttaaattaaaactcaATAATAAGGAGTTAATTTAAGCCTTTTAAATAGTTATGTATTTATCTTAATATTTACTTGTATAGTTCttgatttatttatattttagtgtTATGTGACACTGTATCATCTTTTTAGACGTGTTTATCAATCGAACAGAAACAGTAAAGGCCAAAGGGCATCTTATCTTGATTCAAGGTATGACTCATGGTTTGCCTTTTTAGGATGGTTTAGTTGTTGAGGTtctaaaatgaaataaacaatCAAATTATCATTGAATTTCTAATATTAggttatatttatttttaaattgaTGTTCCATAACTTTCACTAGTATTTTATTTCCAAATtcattaatttttaaattgatgtTAAATTAGTATTTTTTTTGCTGGTGCAAGATGTTATGGTGATCATTTCCACTCATTTTATGGATTACTTATAATGTATTCATAATTTGTTAGTTGGCTTGGAGATTAATTTATTAGCTAGCGGATTTTAAAAATTTgtgatttatttttttaatatataaataatatttcctTATCCTAAATGGACAAATATGAAACCTATTAAATTTAAATGAACACAAATTTTGattgtatttgtttttaaaatttactaAACCAAGCCCCTACCAAGTGGTGTGGTACTATATTACTCAAATCTTGTGAAAAATAGTCTAGTAAGTTTTTACATCACAGACTCATCAAAGGGCATGAACCCGCTGAGGGGCACCATAAATATTTTTTCTTGCCCTGAGCACAAATGGTCAATCTTGTCGTTACATTATAAATAAATTTTGCAGGAAATTCACGTGAACACCCAAGGTATACCTCATCTCATGtctttttattattaaaattatgaCAGAGTCTGGTGCTCTCTCCTTAATCTCATCTCTTGTGTGTTTTTATTACTATATTATTAAATTGCTTAAATTTTGATAGATAATTTAGAAAAATTTAACACCTATAATAAGAAATtctaaaaaaattttaaaaaatgcTTTTAAAATGTATTAGATATAGTTTCTCATATATAAAGTTTTTTTTCAATGATATATGATGTGTAATATAATATCAAAATTTGAGCACGTAAATCAAAACAAGATGAAATGAGTAATAATTaagttatttttttaaaatttggtaacttttctttcttttttcacTATCCTTGCTAAACCAAACGTAAAGAATTGTTTGGGACGGACGGAGTAATtaatcaaaattataaaattttaagggATATCTACCGGAACAAAAGTAAGAAGATCCACATACGAAAAACTAAATAGTCCAAAACACCCCTGCATGGAAAATATGAGAACAGGAAAAGCTACCTACTTTTGGTTACTATTCTTTTGTCATTTACTAAATTATAGCATTTGAAATGGTAATGCATACACACCTTCTTTGTTTGTCTATCCTAGAAATAATATTTGTTTGACTTAAATTTCTGTGTCCGTCCATCCATAACCCACACCTAAAGAGCCTTGAACTGCAAACCCAAACTCATTCATCCCCCTCAACTCGCCACCTCCATTGCATGCTCTCACTTTCTTTAGTcttcccctatatatatatatatatctattttctCTAACAGTTTCCTTTATATATCCTCTTTCCCCTCACTCGACCTTTTCTCTAGTTATCTCAACAAATGGCACTTGAAGCTAGGCATCACAATCAATTCTCTCCACAAATCCTCACTAACAATAGGTACTTATTTTGTGCAATGTTAAAACCAGGATTTCGAAACAGTCGAGGCTAAAAACAGTTATTGTTTACTTCATCAAGAAATGTTTGCTAAGTTTGATTATAGTATATTTAGTATTTGCTTGTTTTTGTCGAGTTTTTTTCCTTCTAAATGGCAGTATATATGTTTTTGCAGGGAGTTTGTGAAGATTGATGAGCCAAATCCATACAATCTTGTACAGAAGGGGTGTGCAAATCCTTTAACAATGGAGAATCCTTGGTTGGGCTACAATCATCAGTTTCCGGGAATGAATAATATGATGATTCAGCCTCAAACTAGTTTTGTGAAGGCTGAAAATGGACTCTTAAACAACCTGCCAACTGGCCCAAGAAAGCGTTCTAGAGATTCGATGGAAGATCAGTTCAACAACTTCAACATCCCTCCGGTCACAAATAATATTCCCATCCAAGTTTTTGCACCACAAAGTAATTTTCCATATGATGTCCAACATCTAGGGAACATAGACTTTATCCTTTCCCAATTTGTAAGTTCGATTTCTAATAAAATTGTTATCCTAATAAATCAGTACCAAgtacttatttaattattattgatTTTAATCATGATTTTTGTCGGTGATGCAGAACAAGAACATTAAACTGGAACTGGATGCTCAACAAGAGCGAGACGTTAAATTTGTGTTGGCTAGTGTAACTGCAGAGTTTGTGAAAAGGCTAAAAATACAAAATGAAAAAATTTCGAGGATGGCAAAACTAAACATGGCACTCCAAGAAAGAGTGAGGAATCTTTATGCAGAAACACAGCTATGGAAGAATGTTGCAAACACATCTGAACTCACTGCCATGTCTCTCCGTAAAGATTTCGAGAACATTCTTGGCAAGGCTAGCAAAATGAACGGGCTTTTTCCAAATAACGGTATAGCTGTTGAAGAAGATGCAGAGTCTTGTTGTGGAAGTACCGATTCTGGGAAGAATGATCAAGAAGTCTGTCAGGGCAATGCGAAAAATTCGGGTTTTATCGACAGGAATAGGAGGATGTGTAAGAAATGCGGGGAAAGGGAATCAAGCGTGTTGGTGTTGCCGTGTAGGCATCTTTGCCTCTGCAGTGTTTGTGGGAGCAGTGTTGAAGCTACCTGTCCTGTGTGTAACTCTTGCATGACTACAACGGTGCATATTTGCCTCACTTAAACTAGTCTGTGTCTAGAAAATGATCAACTTAGAATAAGGAATGCTATGTGTTAGAGTCATAAGCTATCGAGCTGGTTTAGTTTTGTACAGTTATAATATTTCAGCTAATGAATCTTTTATTCGTACTTAATCTCTACTTCAATATTCTTCCCATTCTACTACGAGTTTCTGGATCTTCTCTCCCCTACCGTTTCCCCTAATATATTTCATCTATTATTATATTGATCGGAATGTAAAAAACTGATAAATTAGAAATGAGGTGACATATTAAGATACATGGGAGGGATTAGAGGATGCGGACTGTTGTGTTATGCCCGTGATAACAAGTGATGGAGAGAATCCAAAAAAGTGAGATAAGAAACATGTTTGGTTTGAGGAGCAGGACAAAAAGGAGCCCCATAAATCAAGCCGGGATTTATTCATGTATAACAGTATAAAAGGTTTGCAGGAACATCTAAACATCATACAGTATGAGCTAAAATACGGAGGATCTTAACCATAATAGGGACAGGGTCTTTGTAATAGCTTGTGTGAACGTGCCACGGAAAACTCCAAGTTATAGATATGAGTAAGTAAAGTATTATAGAGATACTGATAGATGCGTATTTATTCATGTAACATGTTACAATGCAGATTTGCTGTggtattattaaattattattcgAAACGAAAACGAGAGATTAAATTACGATTGTTTTGTCTTCATCGCAGGCTCAGCTGCATGGTCCCGGTGAGGCGGTGACCTTGATTTTTACGAGTTTTAATGAGAATTAAATTTCACAATTGATGGTGGTGATTATGATTTTTGTCTTGATCTGTAAGGATTTATTTTGTTTTGGTGGGATAATTCTGTCTCCCCTTTTTTCTCTCACCATTTTTTTTATCCTTCCTACTAATAGCTAGGTGTACTCTCTGGACAAATAAATAGGTGACTGTTAAAGGCTAGCAAGATAAGTGAAAGATATGAAAGGATATTAACAGGACACGTGGAAGATAGAGAAACAAAGAAGAATGACAAGATACCTAGGTGTTAGAGGATAAGATTACGGGGAGGCCAACGGCTTTTCAAGACCAGGCCTATAGAGGCTGGCCTACAGCTGCCGAGGACATGAATATGCCCTCGGGGGACATAGACCCTTCGATTTTCCGCGTGTTGTCATAAATGTAGTGTTATTATGACTAAAAGGTAATATTTCGTAGGCATATGAGATTATAATGCCATCAGTTGCCCCCCATAAGCGTTGCTTTCTTTAGGAAGCGGCAAAAATTGAAGAGAAATTATTCTGATAACTTAAAGAGATTTCCTTTTCTCAAAAAGGAAAGGAGGGTATGTAAAATGGTTATAAAGGTAGATTTAAGGGGTATGATGGGGGAGTGACGTGTCTTAAAGGGAAGCGTAAAAATGGCATGGAATTTGAGGATGAGTGGgtggcgccgctgccggggactatTATAGTGTATTGCAAATATTAATTATCTTGCAGTTTGGTTTGATTTTCTGTGCTTAAGTGATTAACTCTTATTGTTTATCAGGTTTAACAACAAAGAGTTATATATTCTCCATATGAGATGTATATGATGTATGATGACGAGTGTGCTACTCGAGATCGCGAA from Apium graveolens cultivar Ventura unplaced genomic scaffold, ASM990537v1 ctg2904, whole genome shotgun sequence encodes the following:
- the LOC141700771 gene encoding vesicle-associated membrane protein 721-like, translating into MGQKSLIYTFVARGSVVLAEYTEFSGNFNSIAFQCLQKLPSSNNKFTYNCDGHTFNYLVDNGFTYCVVADESAGRQIPIAFLERVKDDFVSKYGSGKGATAPANSLTKAYGSKLKEHMQYCIDHPEEISKLAKVKAQVSEVKGVMMENIEKVLDRGEKIELLVDKSENLHHQAQDFRTAGTQIRRKMWFQNMKIKLIVLGILIALILIIVLSVCHGFNC
- the LOC141700773 gene encoding BOI-related E3 ubiquitin-protein ligase 1-like, translating into MALEARHHNQFSPQILTNNREFVKIDEPNPYNLVQKGCANPLTMENPWLGYNHQFPGMNNMMIQPQTSFVKAENGLLNNLPTGPRKRSRDSMEDQFNNFNIPPVTNNIPIQVFAPQSNFPYDVQHLGNIDFILSQFNKNIKLELDAQQERDVKFVLASVTAEFVKRLKIQNEKISRMAKLNMALQERVRNLYAETQLWKNVANTSELTAMSLRKDFENILGKASKMNGLFPNNGIAVEEDAESCCGSTDSGKNDQEVCQGNAKNSGFIDRNRRMCKKCGERESSVLVLPCRHLCLCSVCGSSVEATCPVCNSCMTTTVHICLT